A window from Gopherus evgoodei ecotype Sinaloan lineage chromosome 24, rGopEvg1_v1.p, whole genome shotgun sequence encodes these proteins:
- the SV2A gene encoding synaptic vesicle glycoprotein 2A isoform X2 encodes MPLQALLMLLNSSCVPLQRWLHFSDLFEYKFINSKMANSSFLHNKEGCQLDFSDDNNAYMIYFVSFLGTLAVLPGNIVSALLMDKIGRLRMLAGSSVMSCISCFFLSFGNSESAMIALLCLFGGVSIASWNALDVLTVELYPSDKRTTAFGFLNALCKLAAVLGISIFTSFVGITKAVPILLASTALAVGSSLALRLPETRGQVLQ; translated from the exons ATGCCACTCCAAG CTCTGCTCATGCTGTTGAACAGCAGCTGTGTTCCacttcagaggtggctgcatttcagtg ACCTGTTCGAGTACAAATTCATCAACTCCAAAATGGCCAACAGCAGCTTCCTGCACAACAAAGAAGGCTGCCAGCTGGACTTCAGCGATGACAACAATGCCTACATGATCTACTTCGTCAGCTTCCTGGGCACCTTGGCCGTGCTGCCAGGGAACATTGTCTCGGCCCTGCTTATGGACAAGATCGGGCGCCTCCGGAtgctgg CCGGCTCCAGCGTGATGTCGTGCATCAGCTGTTTCTTCCTGTCGTTCGGGAACAGCGAGTCAGCCATGATCGCCCTGCTCTGCCTTTTCGGGGGGGTCAGCATCGCCTCCTGGAACGCCTTGGACGTGCTGACGGTGGAGCTCTACCCCTCCGACAAAAG GACGACTGCCTTTGGCTTCCTCAACGCTCTCTGCAAACTGGCGGCCGTCCTGGGCATCAGCATCTTCACCTCCTTCGTCGGCATCACAAAAGCAGTGCCCATCTTGCTGGCCTCGACAGCGCTAGCTGTGGGCAGCTCGCTAGCATTGAGGCTGCCGGAGACGCGTGGGCAGGTGTTGCAGTGA
- the SV2A gene encoding synaptic vesicle glycoprotein 2A isoform X3 — MLLNSSCVPLQRWLHFSDLFEYKFINSKMANSSFLHNKEGCQLDFSDDNNAYMIYFVSFLGTLAVLPGNIVSALLMDKIGRLRMLAGSSVMSCISCFFLSFGNSESAMIALLCLFGGVSIASWNALDVLTVELYPSDKRTTAFGFLNALCKLAAVLGISIFTSFVGITKAVPILLASTALAVGSSLALRLPETRGQVLQ, encoded by the exons ATGCTGTTGAACAGCAGCTGTGTTCCacttcagaggtggctgcatttcagtg ACCTGTTCGAGTACAAATTCATCAACTCCAAAATGGCCAACAGCAGCTTCCTGCACAACAAAGAAGGCTGCCAGCTGGACTTCAGCGATGACAACAATGCCTACATGATCTACTTCGTCAGCTTCCTGGGCACCTTGGCCGTGCTGCCAGGGAACATTGTCTCGGCCCTGCTTATGGACAAGATCGGGCGCCTCCGGAtgctgg CCGGCTCCAGCGTGATGTCGTGCATCAGCTGTTTCTTCCTGTCGTTCGGGAACAGCGAGTCAGCCATGATCGCCCTGCTCTGCCTTTTCGGGGGGGTCAGCATCGCCTCCTGGAACGCCTTGGACGTGCTGACGGTGGAGCTCTACCCCTCCGACAAAAG GACGACTGCCTTTGGCTTCCTCAACGCTCTCTGCAAACTGGCGGCCGTCCTGGGCATCAGCATCTTCACCTCCTTCGTCGGCATCACAAAAGCAGTGCCCATCTTGCTGGCCTCGACAGCGCTAGCTGTGGGCAGCTCGCTAGCATTGAGGCTGCCGGAGACGCGTGGGCAGGTGTTGCAGTGA
- the BOLA1 gene encoding bolA-like protein 1, translating to MLPSRLLRQALPRPAPSSWYSTASPVMEEKPVESSIRAKLLQALQPVHLEVHNESSMHAVPRGSETHFKVVIASQRFAGLPLLQRHRLVNEILQAELAGPVHALSIQAKTPQQWEANQSVSQSPGCLGGSRHDPHMATKLGSQG from the coding sequence ATGCTCCCCTCCCGCCTCCTTCGCCAAGCCCTCCCTCGGCCAGCCCCCAGCTCTTGGTACTCAACAGCCAGTCCCGTCATGGAGGAGAAGCCAGTGGAGTCGTCCATTCGTGCCAAGCTCCTGCAAGCCCTGCAGCCGGTGCATCTGGAGGTGCACAACGAGAGCTCCATGCATGCTGTGCCCCGGGGCTCCGAGACCCACTTCAAGGTGGTGATCGCCAGCCAGCGCTTCGCCggcctgcccctgctccagcgCCACCGGCTGGTGAATGAGATCCTCCAGGCTGAACTGGCCGGGCCCGTTCATGCCCTCTCCATCCAAGCCAAGACCCCCCAGCAGTGGGAAGCGAACCAGAGTGTGAGCCAGAGTCCGGGGTGCCTTGGGGGATCCAGACACGACCCGCACATGGCGACCAAACTTGGCAGCCAGGGGTAA